Within Scomber japonicus isolate fScoJap1 chromosome 18, fScoJap1.pri, whole genome shotgun sequence, the genomic segment TAGTCCAAAAGTACCTTTAATAAAAACCCAGTCATGCTCAGGAAACGTGCCTGTGGTCCCAGAGTTTTAAATCAGTGACTTCTTTTCGATTTTCTCCAAACTTCAACATGGATGTCTTCTTCAGCTGCCCAGATGCTCAGTTTTTGCCGTCATCTCCTGGTAAGAAGTAGGGGTTCTCGTGGCCCTGAACCAGATATGAGTAACGGGATGGATTTTTACCTTTGAATGTCTTCATTCCATCTGGGTTGAGATCATATGATCCCGTCTGAAATGCCAGTCAAACGAGTCGATAGGTTAGTGTCTTTCAGATGTAGAGTcttcacacattcactcacttcATTCACACTCACAAAAGCCAAGCGTACATGCACCAATAACCACAGTAACCAATGTGAAGTGAGAATGAAAAACTACTCATGACTACTCCCAAACTAGCATCAGATGAATTCCTTTGAACTGTCACTCACAAGATGAAAGCACACTGCTTTCCACAACAATCAGAGATCTCTCTCTCATGACGTTTCCCATCACCCACAAACTCCGTCACCGTAATTCCCACTGTGGCCAGTGTAAATCAGGAAAATCAGAATCTAAAAGCAAAGCCTTACCTTTTTCCATCCTCTCTGCTTGTGATGAAAACCCTAAAGCAACACACTGGGAGTCAGGCAAAGCAGGGAGCATGGGAGGGAGCTACGTCCTAATACTATAAACATTATGGATGATTGGGTTTTTAACATACTGGCGTGCATTGGATTGAAAACATATTATCAAAGCATGTAATCTGTGTCTGAAATGATACAGGGTAGCTATGTGCCCAGTGAGCATGGATTTGGTGATTTACAGGTCAAATAACACTGTAAACATTGGCTAAATTAGGTAGAAATGCATCTAGGGTAGCTCCTACCCATACATTTAAATGTGGTTATATTGTATTGAAATACTGAAACAGCAATTAATGGAGGCTTAGACCactaaaaataataacttttcCACCTATAGCCAGATTATAAACCTAAACAAAATTTAATATTCACCAATAAACCCATGCTTTCTGGTTGGATTTGTTACACAGCAGATGCAAAAGGACGGGGCAACATTGAACAAACTGACGGCTGATTTATTGGATCAACAAGATTACTGGTGAGTAGTTCACACGACAGAGGCGGCATAAGAACGGCTGTGATAACTCACCAGTCCATTAGTTTGATGCTTTTTGTCCACCAAGGTATGAGTGCTGCCCCCTTCTGTCATCTCAATGGGAGGAGCTGAATCCCAGTTAGTGGTGGCACGAGGGATGGGGGTGATGCCAGCGGGCCAGGACTGATTTACTTCACCTGATGAGTAAGGACTGCTGCTGTTGTCTGGCTTGCTCTTAGAGCATCTCCTCCTATTGTACAGACAGAGGGTAATGTATGTGTGAGAACACTGAAAGAGATCCATGCCAAAGAGCTCCAAAAAACCTAGAATTACTTACTAGGGCATCAAATAAATCCACAGCTCTAAAAACTCCCAATAATTCCTATACTTCCTCCTTTTTGAGCAACATCTCTTAAAATATACAGTGTCAGCTGTTTTAGAAAAACTACATTTGAAACCTGAACCAACACATTGTTGTCAACAGGAAAAGTACAGTATAACACCAGCCTTATTTAGCTCCCAGTAAACATTAATGTGGTGATTTGCAAGTCAAAACAgcatcagcattaaaacacactCAATTTAGCTGAAAAGTGAGGTTTCTAGACACCTAGGTTAACACTACAAACATTGCTTCAACAACATTTTAATGACCTCATTTCAGTGTGAAGCATGtcataattaaaattaaaatatttgcaatacagtgatggaaaacacatttatgtatttctaGACATCTCCTCTGAGTTGACTCTAGTTTTGCATATGCACACCTGTAGATATCCAAACCCAGATGTACACGGCTAATGTTTGAATAGTTATTGACGCaatgtataaaaatacatgGGCTGATTATATGCAGCGCAAGTAAATCAACAGGGCATGTAAGGGTGGGAGGATAAGTGCTTTTTAAATTACTCTCACCAGCAGCAGTAAATAAGCAAAACCAAGATAAGGATGAGAAGAACTCCTCCGAGTACACAGGAGATGACCACGACTGCCAGTAGAGCCgctgttaacacacacataaggcACACATATTATGAATTTCTGGGGTCAGTGAATAACTGCTGctaaaattattttttgcttCTGTAACAATGCGATTACTCACAGTCTTTGCAATTGAAGCCAGAATATCCAAATGGACATCTGAAAGACAAGAGCAGATTTTAAAcacataatattcacattttagggTTGTCTTGTAGCATCTTAATGAACTTTAACAATGAATCCACATGAGGGAGCCAGTCAACCTgtcccatgcacacacacacacacgcacgcacacacacacacacacacacacacacacacacacacacacacacacaaggtgaCACACTGACACCTTGCAAAACctgaaaaacatgcaaaacaacataagtaaacaacatgtaagcaaaatgtaaaatatgaggGTACTCACGATTGACAGATGTCTCCCACTGCCCTTTGCCCACTTGGACAAGCTGCAACGAGAAACACCATAACATAAAcacagccagacacacacacacataaacaatgtCCAAAGAAACTGACATGAGAAAATAACAAGCTACAGTTTCCAACTCAGACTCAGTAAATGGAGAAGTATTGCATGCTTGGTTGGGCAATCAATGAAAACATGACCACAATGACAGCCTCTTCATACGGAGGCAGCATGATGACCATTACAAACAAGGGCATAATAGTACATTATGTTTTCTCCTGGGAAAGGAACTGTATGCAGCCTAATGGCTTTATTAGCTCTTCCTATAGCTGCTCTCTTTGGTCACAACcctccacagagagagagaaaaggttgTGATTCTTCCACTTGTTTCCAGGGAAACAACCccattaaaaagaaatacatttgagaGATAAATGAACTAAGGATCAAAGGTCGGCACTGAGAAAAGGCTACAGCTCTTGACCTTGTCTCTGA encodes:
- the si:ch211-198m17.1 gene encoding protein HEG homolog 1 — protein: MLECTSDSCPLDSKCLNGTCQCLSDTYFSNGRCKKAQVYPGQLHVKSLTFKKEMFNRSSSEFRSTAKKIADVLNGVLKDQPGYIKSEVVTLKPGSVIANVNNIFDTTDVTQESVDETIQKAINTSTNELLASASFSACPSGQRAVGDICQSCPFGYSGFNCKDSALLAVVVISCVLGGVLLILILVLLIYCCWRRCSKSKPDNSSSPYSSGEVNQSWPAGITPIPRATTNWDSAPPIEMTEGGSTHTLVDKKHQTNGLTGSYDLNPDGMKTFKGKNPSRYSYLVQGHENPYFLPGDDGKN